GCATCCCTCGCCTTCCTGAGATCCCCTATTGGGCCCTTTGAGCCCCCTTGTCCCCCACACCCCCCATCCCGCCCCCCAGCCATGCCCCACGCCTTGCCTGGTGGGTGTGGGGTCCCCCTCAGCAGGTGGGCTGTGGCTGGGGGGCGTCTCCCGGGACAGGGGGGGCGGCCCCCACCAGATGGGTCTGCATGTGGCCGGCCAGCTGGGCAGGGGTCTTGCAGTGCACGCTGCACAGCTTGCACAGGATGCGGTCAGCCCGCGGGGCCTGGAGCCCGTGGTCCTTCACCGCGTGGATGCGCAGGTATGCTGCCGTGGTGAAGCCTATTGGGGGGTGGATTGGGATGGGGCGGGGGTCAGCCAGGCGGAGACCCCAGAGACGGGGCTGATCTCCTAGGCGGGGGATGTCCTCCTCAGATGGCCCTGTCCTCCTCCCACGGCATCCTTGGTAGCCTGGGGTTAACTGCTCTGCTGGGGCTGGTGggcacagcagcccctccctgaGCCTGGGGCGTGGCTTGCGTGGTGCCCGCTTCTCAGCCTTGGTACCTACAGAGCTCACTCTCCATGGCCGGGAGACCTCTCCCAGGATGACAGGACACTGACTCCTAGCCAATGGCAGGGTTGACCCTCAGCAGAGACGGCTGTGTCCCCCTCCCTCCAGTGCCCCGCGGTCTCAACCCAGTTAACCGGTGAGTCTGACTGAAGGCAGCTTTCTCTGCTACCCGCGCAGGGTGCGTGCTGGTAAATCCCAGCCCGTGTACTACTCCACCTGccccaggagctggagacaaGACCTTGTGGCTGCGCGGCGGAAACCTTGCCTTGTGACCCTTGGAACTGGCTTTCTTGACTACTCCCTTCCCCAGAGCAGCCAAGTTCCACTCCCGCTCTCCCCACGTATGCCCAGGAGGTTCAACCTCTCTGGCAGATCTCTCCTCCAGCCAGGACTTAAGAGTCTAACAACATTCATTCAGGTGTCCCCCGCTGCTCCCTTGACCTCTTGGAGGACTCTAGACGCCACGAGCTCTTGGCTACAGCACCCTTAGCCCGTATCCGTGGCAGGGCGTCTGGCTAGGCGCCCACCCTCTGCCCCTGGCCCTCCCGGCAGTCCTCGGCATGTACCTTTGTTGCAGAGCTCACAGACATGGTGAGGGCCCTGGCTGTGCACCTTCATGTGGTCCGAAATATAAGCCGAGCTCAGCATCTTGCCACACACGTGACATGGCACCTTCTCCTCGTGTCGAACTGTGTGCGCCCGCAGCCGATCCTTCGTGGCGAAAGCTGCCTCACATTtctggggaggggggaggggcgTGGGGGGTGTCACAGGAGAGTTAAAGCTTGGCgggctggggaggggggagcAAGAGGTTAAAGGTATCAGAGCCTTGGGGATCTTTGATCTGTAGGAAATGGGAGTGACATGATGAGGCCTTGAAAAAGGGATGAGAAAATGGAGTGAAAAggcaaaaagaagagagagaaaaagggggtCTGAGAGGCTGAACTCAGACAACTACCATGAGGATCAAAATCATGAAAACCAGGACGGGAGGAGGCGGGCTTCCTACCTCACATTTGAAGGGCCGTTCTGTTGAGTGCACTTGTCTGACGTGACTGTTGAGGTGATCCGGCCTGGGGACACgttggggttggggttagggcGCAGGTGGTGCGCCCCAAATCCGCCAACCTGCACCACAGGCCTTTCCGGGGATCCCTGCGCCTCCTCCCGGAGGCCGGGCCGTCACAGCGCCACTTCGGCAGGAAATCCCTCCCCTGGAACCcagccgctgccgccgccgcctcctcccaCGCTTAGCTTCCGTCAACCCCAAGGCCCACCTCCTTGACAAAGGACCACCCCTTGCTCCCTGGTAACCGGGAGAGGCTTCCTCCCTCCGCCCTGGGAGGGGCTCCCCTTCCCCAACCTCAGCAGCCGCCTCCCTCCCCGCCAGCAACGGCCAGGCCACCTCCGTCGCGTCCCTCCCTCCCCACGGCCTAGCGGGCGGCCGAGGCCCCGTGCACACCGGGAGAAGCTCTTGCCACAGTGGGAGCAGTTGTAGGGCTTGTGCACAGCGCCGTCATGTGAGCGCACGTGGTAGCTCATGCGGTCCTTGCGCTTGAAGCGCTGCTGGCACACCGGGCACTGGTAGGGCTTCTCGTCCGAGTGCGACAGCTTGTGTCGGTTCAGGTGGTAGACGTCGCGGAAGGCCTTGCCGCACATCTCGCAGGCGTGGTTCTTCCGGATGCGCTTCCCCGAGGCGGTCGTGGTCACCACGCCACCGGCGGCCACTGCGGCAGCGCCGCCGCCGGCACccgcctctccccctcccccgccAGCTCCGCTCAGCTGGGGCACGCTCAGGAGGCTCAGGGGCACCATGGTGGGCATCTTCATAGCACCCGAGGGGACCCGGCCGGCCTTGGCTCCCGTGTGGATGGCTTCGTGCCTCCGGAGATTGTAGCCGTTCTTAAACTCCTTGGCGCACAGAGCGCAGACGTAGGGCCCCTTGCTCTTTGTCTTCTTCTCCAAGGCAGACGCAACCGGGGCCACTGCGACCGTCGAGGTTGGGGCTACGACAGCGGTGGCCGCCGCCGCGGCGATGGTGGCGGCGGAGGCGGGGGGCGCGGCCTCGGCCGTGGGCGCCGACACGGGCGGGGGTGGCGGAGGGGGCGCCGGGGGCTGCTTCAGGGCTGCTGTGTCCACCGTGGAGGCAGCGGCAGGGGCCGGGGGCGCGGCAGCGACGgcggcagcagcggcggcggcggccgcagCAGCCGCGGCGGACTCCTGGGCGGCGGCAAGCACCGGGAGCAAGTCCACCTGGAGGGGCTCGGCCGCCGGGGCCTGGGGCGTGGGCGGGGGCGCCGGCGCGGCCTACGGAAACAAGGCGCCGAGTGGGCCGCGAGTGCGGGCGGGCGCCCCCCCAGCCCGGGCCGCCGCGGCCGGCCCTACTCACCTGGAATGGACTCTGGGCGCAGCCCTGGGAGGCAAAGAAGCGGGACTGGAGCTCAGCCCCGACCTGCAGGGGGTTCTGGGCGTGACCCTGAGGTGGCGGGAAGGAGTTCATGAGGCCGCCCACCCCCCGGGAGTCCAGGCCCAGCACGGGGAAGGGGGGGGCCAGCAGCGTGCAAGGGAACACCGGGAACATGGCCTCGGCCGCAGCGGGGCCCCCGGGGCTCAGCGGGGGCCGGGGGCGCGGGCCGCGCGGGGCCCGGGCTCGGGGCGCCGCCCCCGGCCGGCCGGGCTGGGCCGCGCCGAACGCATGGCCCGCGGGCCGCCCCGCCGCCCGCGCACCCCGGccggcgggagggagggagggaaggagggcgcCTTGCGGGCCGCGGAGCGCCGCGGCGacggcggcggcgacgccccctGGGTGGGGGCGGGAGGCCccgcggggccggggccgggggcgggggcccgggcggcggcggcggcggcggcggcggcggcggcggttaGAGCctggcggggcggggtggggggagcgAGGGAGCAGCCTCGGCCCCCGCCGCGCGCGCGCCCAGCCGGCGCCTCGGGGAGGGCGGGGGAGGGcgcgagggagggagggggacagCTGCGCGCGCACCGGGCGCGCGGAGGGGGGGTGGGACGGGAGGGAGGGCGGGCAGGAGGGGGTGTGGGcaggggggtgggggcggggggagggggttGTTACCTGGAAGATGAAGCTGCTCCAGTTGCTGGGATCCAtggcggagggagggagggaggtggctcGCGCTCACCCTGgggcgggaggaggaggaggcggcggtgGGGGAGGGGGAACCCGGGGAGGAGGCGCGCGGGGCGGGCAGGAggggggaggtggagggtggggggagcGGAGCACACTGCGCGCGGGGAGGGCGGGCGGGGGGCGCGAGGACACACAAGAGGCTGGAGCGGGCGCGAGCGCGAGCGCGCGCGTGGCCAGCGGGAGGGGCGGGCGCGAGAGGGACTCTGGCGGGAGGAGGGACGGGGGAGCCACCCAGCAGCCCGAGTCGCCCCAAGCGCGAGACCCCTGAGACGGCTGCTGATTGGCTGACGATGGCGCAGGTGGTGGGCGCGCGGGAGACGGGGCggcttctctcctcttccccccTCCAACGATTCCACCCCCCTCCCTCCGCCAGCGGCCGTTATTTCGCGCGCACGCGCACAAGGCCGCCGCCGTTGCCGAGCGGGAGAGTGGGGGAGCGCGCGCCGGGGGCACGGACGGGGCGGGGCTAATCCCTGAGCGCGCGCCCGCCTAACGGTCGCAGGCCTCATGCTTCGGCTTCCTCTTTTTGCGTCCTGCCGGCCACCGTCCTCCCCGCCCCACTCCAGCTGTTTATTTACAATCCAGCGCTGACTCGCTGCCCGAAGATGGCGCCCAGTGGAGTCTCCGGCCTCGCTCGCGGCCCACCCCGAGGCGGTCACACCCCGGTCCCGCCCCCACAGCCCCAAAAATCAGGCGGAAGCACCAGAGAAAAAACTGTATTTACACAACACGGGGTTATACAAGGATTTAAAAAGGCGGAGTGAAGAGACGACGGTCAGGAGGGGCCACAGCGCTGGCCGGCGGCGAGACCCAGGATGTTTGCCTGCAACACAGGAGGGAGGGGGGCAGCGACGTTAGAGAGGGACGCGGGGCGCAGGACACGCAGAGGAGGGGCAGGGCCGTGACCTCACCTTGAGGAAGGACTCCATCTGTTTCCCCGTTATGCCCTCCACGCGTTCCAGGTCCTCCACCTGGCGGGACAGGATGGATGGGGGACGGGGTCTCAGGGGTGCCTGGTCTCCCCAGCTCCCTGCCCTGTCCCTGTCCAGTGGGCTGGTACCTGGCTGAAGGGGCCGTGAAGCTCCCGCCATCCCACGATTAGCTGAGCCTTCTTCGGGCCAATACGCTGAAGACTGCGGAGATCCCGTGCTGAGCCTTCGTTCAGCAGATCCAATATTTTTTGGCGCCCATGAGCCAGTAGCTCCGGGCTGATCTGTAGCTCCCAGCAGTCCTCAGCCTTCTCCTCAGGCTCTGGGGCATCCAGGGACTCCACCTGGGAGACAAAGGGAGGTGAGTGACACGCAGGGCAGCCAAGTGCTTTGGGCTCTTCTGCCAAAACTAGGAGCCCAGCACCAGCGACCTCCTGcgctgcagcctcttcctctcctcctcaaGTTGTGTCCAAAATCCCGCCTTCAGGTCACTCTCTGGGTTAATTCTCATTATGCAACTAGTGAAACTGAGATACTATTTAGTACTCAGTGGTAATATTAGCACCTTTCTCATGGAGTTGCTGTGGAGATCAAGTGAGTTAATGAAAAGCACAAAATAAGCTCTTAAATCTGGTCCCTCATCTCTAAAAGGGAAAGAATAAGCTCTTTCAAAAGTAcatgggagaaaataaataaatacctccCCCCAACCATCTCAGTGTTTGGGTAGTTCTTCTAGTGGTGTTCAATTCTGGGTATGCACGCGTGTGCACGTGTGGTTTCATTCTTGAGTGCTTAGGTTCCCTAAGTTTTCCCTCTTAAGCTTGTAGAGGGCAGAAGCCAGGCTACACAGTGGAACATCCGCTCTGTGAGGTACATCTATATCACTGCCTTCCACCCTAAATGCCCTGCAAGGACCCATTCATCACCACATTCCAGGGGTAAGCAATTGaggcctggtttttttttttttttttttttttgagatggagtctcactctgtcgcccaggctggagtgcagtggccggatctcaactcactgcaagctccacctcccgggtttatgccattctgcctcagcctcccgagtagctgggactacaggcgcccgccacctcacccggctagttttttttttttttgtattttttagtagagacggggtttcgccgtgttagccaggatggtcttgatctcctgacctcgtgatccgcccgtctcagcctcccaaagtgctgggattacaggcttaagccaccgcacccggctgaggCCTGTTAATAACTGGCGGCCATCACCCAGTTCGTTTAACCCCAAGGCCAACGCTCCTCCCCCTAGAGCCTACTCCCCCTTACTTCTGGGCTCCAGGTGTAGCCTAAGCCCCCAGCTACTTTCACCTTTCTCTTCCGGCCTTTATTCTTCAGGATATGGATCTCGGCATTTGGGGATGCTGCCTGCTCCTGAACTGAAAGTAGGAATTGAGAATTGATTGGAGTCAAGGCAAAGGGTACTTTTCACCCTCCCTGGTAGCCCTTTGGTTCTTCCATTTCTGATTCCCCAGCTTCCCTCCACCCTGAGTTAACCTGTTGTGTTTCCACATGACCTTTTTTATACCCGCATTTAAAGTAATTTCAGTCTTCCATTGTCTTCAATCCTCTACTTGTTTGTCCATCCCACTGTACTAAACACCCGAGGGCAGAGCACCCCCAGCGCTGCCTCAGAGTCTCCTCACCCCTCCCAGGGACTGGTATGTGGTGGGAGAACACAAATGACATGGAGACAGCTGCTCCTAACACTTCCTGCCTTATGGGATCTCAGCTGCCTTGGTCCCCCTATCCCCTGGAGTCAAACTTACTTAGCTGTAGGGGCATCACCACAGCCTTTTTCAGGGGCTTTGCCACTGTGACTGTGCGATGCAAAAGGGGCCGGAGTATCGTGGGACAatggttttccttttcctttgagtCTTCAGCCTTCTGGGCCAACACCTTGGCCTCCAGTTCTTTTTGTTTCATCTTAAGCCTCTGTTGGAAAGGATCGGGGAGATGTGACCCAGACCCAACTCCAGGGCAGCCTGAAGGGCAGTGGGTTATCAGGGTGAGTATGCAAGGCTCTGAGGCCCCAGAGGGCAGGGCTAGGACCAATGGGAGGTTACCAGGAGACAGGTGGAGCCTAACATAATTAAGAGCTTTCTGTGATCAAGGGGCTACCCAGAGGTGGAACAAGCTTCTGCAAATATTGAAGGAAAAGGCTTTTCAAGCAGAGTCCTCCATTAACTGAGCTGGGCTTTAGGAAATGTAATGTTTAACATTTGTTGCTTTTACTTTGAACTTTTTCTTCTCACCCCCTCACATCTGATCTCAATTGTCTGTCAAAGTTCAGCCATGTTAAGGACATTCAAGGAGAAGCTGGAGAACTTCCGGTATTGGGAGAAAACTGGACTCTAGTCCAGCCTGAGTGTCCTTCCCTGTCTGAAGATTCGAGTATTGCTTCTCAACACCAACAGGAATCCCAGCTCCCACATCCCTAAAACACCTACCTCAATCTCCAGGTCTTTCTCTTCCACGGTCTTCATGAGCACCATCCGCTCTCGCTTTGGGGTACTCAACAGAGGGGCTCCCTGGCTCCCCTGGGAGGCCAGCAGACGGTCCAAGCTCAGGAGGCGCTCCAGCATGGCCGGGTCCATGCTGCTTAGCTTCTGCAGGGGGCTGAGCAGACAAATAAGTTGCTCTCCACCTACCTCCTCCCTCATCACCTACAGCAGCAGGACTCCCCTCACCACACCTTAACTTGGCATATCCTGTAGCTCCAGAACCTAATGTTAACTTGCTAGGCATCCAATTTCTCTGGGTGCAGTGTCTTCATCAGGTGAAGTGACTGCTCAGGAATGCCAGGAAATCACAGTGCCAGGTATGAGAGATCTAAGACACTGCCTGGAAGTACCGTCTACTGAGGAAATCAAGAGACCATAAGGTGACTGCCAGGGCAATGCCTGACCATCTGGAGGAGCAGTTGGGGAAAACATCACAGAAGATGCCATCTTCAGAAGGGCTTTGAAATCCACTGAAGACCTCAGCTGCCAAGCCTATATCCTGTGGGCAGCAGGGAAGGCCTGTTCAAGCACAGTCCTGACTGACTCTGAGCATGGTAAGGCttaacattcttctttttttgagacagggtcttcctctgtcacccaggctggagtgcagtgttcagatcacagctcactatagccttggcCCCCccagggcttaagcaatcctcctgcctcagcctcctgagtagctgggtccacaggtgcataccaccaagcccagctaattttttttttatttttttgtagagatgggatcttactatgttgctcaggctcgtctttaactcctgggctcaagtgatccacccaccctggcctcccaaagtgctgggattacaggtgtgggccaccgcgcccaatCAGCAATGTctaacattaatttattttgcCTGGAATCTTGCCCCACACCTCCTCACATCTGTATCAATGATCTTTCCAGGTCAGTTTGATGCCACCTTTCCCATGACACTCGCATCTCCCTTCCTATGCTGTGAACTGGTTCCTGGAGGACAGGGACACTCCTGTGCTTTCCACGCCAGTGCCTTGGAAAAAGAGGATCAGAACATATGTGGGCAAACACTAGAAGTCATCTCTCTTCCTTCCTGGCTctcacagcagcagcagctactCCTTCCTGATTCTAAATTCTCCACCTGGTATCACATACTGACGTTCCCATCTAACTTCCTCTCCTGTGAGCCCCCCAAGCTCTGGGTCTGCTGGGTTTGTTGTGCCCACTCTGAGCTTCCCCTTACTCAGAGTGCCTGTCTGACAGAGAGCTTACCTGTGCACATTTCTGGGTGCACACAGCAGTGGAGAGTGCTGACAGATGGTTTGGGAAAGACAAGACTGAGAGATTGGGTCATGAGTGCACAAGCATCTTCTTGTGTGTGGCATCTTCCTTAACTACAGTAGCCCCCTGGGACAGAGTGGGCACTAACCCTTGGCCTCCTCAGGTCACCTCTGTTCAGTAGTTCACAGGCTTTATTTGGGCTAGGGGTAGAAACAGGGCAAAGTTAAAACTGCAACTGGCTTCTGGGGGTTGGAGGGAACAGCACAAGGGCTAAGTGGCCAGACACAGAAAGCAAGACTTCTGAATAGAGATGACCTGAGGATTAGTACATACTGGGCCATGAGATGGAGTGATTGGAGTTGGGTCAGGAGGTGACACAAAGGACTTAGAGGCTTTGTCTGGATTGAGGGTAGAAGCAGTTAGGACAGCAGTTGGCTCCCCAGAGAGTCATGGAGAAGCTGGACACTGACACACAGACCAGGTGGTGTCAGGGGGACAGCTCTTCCAAGTCTCCTTTGCTTTTCTCTCATGGATCTGAAAGATCTGATCCAGATCACTCCTTGAACCAGAAGCAAAAATGCTCATCCTTGAAACAGCTGTCCCAAAGCAAGAAGTTTTGCTGAGGGCTAAAGAGATTGGAAAATGGAAAGGATCCCCAGGAGGAGGCCTCCTTAGGTCCCCAAGGCAGCAGCACTGTGGAGAGATTTATCTTAGACTTTAGTGATTCAACGGAGTAGAATCTGGGGggaatttatgtatgtatttatttattgagacggagtcttgctctctcacctaggctggagtatttagtggcttgatctcggctcactgcagcctccacctcccagattcatgcaactctccctgcctcagccttccgagtagctaggattacaggcgcccactaccatgcccggctaatttttgtatttttagtagagacagggtttcgccatgttggccaggctggtcttgaactcctgacctcaggtgatccgcttgccttggcctcccaaagtgttgggattacaggcgtgagtcaccgtgcccagccgggggtgaatttatttctttactttgagatagagtcttgctctgttgcccaggctggagtgcagtggccgcaatctcagctccctgcaacctcagcttcctgggttcaagggattctcctgcctcagcctcccgagtagctgggattacaggcacacgccaccacacccgactactttttgtattttttagtacagatggggtttcaccacgttggccaggctggtctcgaactcctgacctcaggtgatccacccaacctcggcctcccaaagtgctgggattacaggagtgagccgccacacccggtcTATGGTGAATTTAATGGGAGAGGAACAAGATCACAGCTGTCTCTGCTCAAGAATCTGACAGGCATTGCAGCTCTGCTGCTAAGCCACACATCAGGAAGGAGATACACCCAAGGCCCACTGCTCACCTGAgtttctgggaggcagaggctgaagctGCCATGGGCTCAGCACTCCCAATCTCCTCTTCCTCAGGGCCTCGAGCTTTCTTTGCCTCTGGTGGACCAAGCAATTCTTTCTGAGACAGCTTAACAGGTCCCAAGACTAGATGATTGGAGGATAGGGTGGAGAGAGGGATCGGGGGTGGTCAGCCTCTGTGCTGATGCTTGGTGGTTTCAACAAACTCCCTGATTTCCAGACCCAGCATTTCCACTCCTGCCTCCCCTAGTTCTCACCATGAGGCTGCAGGCTCTCATTGGTAAAAGGCCGGTTGATCACCTCCTTCGTTCTGGCAGCAAAGTTGAGTGCAGAGACTGTGTCTAGGTAGAAATGTCTCTCAGGGGCAATGTTGGCAATAAGGATGCTGTGGGCTGAGCCACCCAGAGAGTCCTGAGGGTGGGACCAGGCAGTGGGTGGGTCAAAAGCCCAGCCTTCCTATGCCTCAACCGCTATTCCCCACCCCACAGCAGGCCTGAGAACCTCCTTCTGCAGCCCCTTCTTCCCTGAGACAGGAGGGTCTGACCTGCAATAGGCGAGTGAGCTTGCTGTCCCGGTAAGGTACACGAGGGAGGCCCTGATTCAGCGCATCTACCACCTTGCCCAGGACAAACAGGGAGGCGTTGATGGCACCACTCTCTTTTAGCCGAAGTCCCTTGTTGCCTGTGCGCCGGTTGTCCTCTGACCCAGCCAAGTCAATCAGGTAGAGTTTTCCCTCTCGCTGGCGAAATGGGGCCAAACGTTCCCGCTGGTCCACCTGGGGTAAGAACAAAGGTCTCATGCTTACCTCAGGCTCCTGGGCTTCCCAGGTCCTCGCCCGTCTGTGGCCTCACCTTGACCAGGAGCACAGCATGACTGCGGGAGGAGCGCTGGTTGAGCCGGGTGGCTCCTACAGTCCGATTTCGACTGGCTGGCAGGAAGTGCCGCTCAAAATCAGCAAAGCTAGTGATGGGCTTCTGGGTGAGACCCGGAATCAGGATGTTCCCCCGGCAGTCTTCTCGGATCACCAGGTCTCCTGATGTAGCGTCCAGTAGGTCTAATACCTGTGTAAGCAGTGAAGGGGAAGGGCAATTCTCTATACAGAGGCGGCTGCTTTCTGGGGATCAGTTTCCTTTCTCTGTTCTATTCTCGGAGTTGTACCATCTGCTACCCCAGCCTCTGTCTTTCTAGGTCTCACCTTACCTCCCTGCTAGAGCAGAGCTTCATTTTCTAGAACCAGGTCTTACTTTGACCCTTTGTTGCTCCTCTCCCAACCAGCACGGGGCCTCACCTTCTCCTGGTAGATCTCTAGGTAGGACATAGTGACAGAAAGGGCCCATGGCCGGCCCTCGGCGCCCTCCTCCCTTGTGAGCTGCAGGAGGTCCATGAGAGCCCGCGGGATCACCCCAGGTTGCTCTGGACTGCCCAGCATTGTGTGCGTCTTCCCTGGGGAGAGAGTGGAGAAAGCTGTGAGATTTTCCTCTCTGGTTCCCCAGCCCTTTCTGACCCATAACTGTTTCTTTTCTGGCTCCCTCACCAGCTCCTGTGGGTCCATAGGCAAGCACGCTAGCATTCTGCCCTTCCAGCAAGTGCCTTAGGATGGGCTGCACTGAACCTGCATAGATGTCCTGCTGAGTACTCCTCTCCCCATAGAAGGCATCAAACctgcaggaagaaagaaatacattagtatgtctgtgtgtatgtaagGGGtagagtggggtgggggtgggtaagGGATTCTACTCTCATCTGGATCTTGGATTTAAGAGAATGTCTCTATCTGCTTTCTTGTACAAAGACCTTAAAAAGCATCCACCTAACACCTACTCCATCCTCATCTCTCTATTGGTGTTAGGAATACAGAGATGGATCTGATATCCTTGCTCTTAGAGTTTTGCAGTCTGGTAGGATAGATATCCACACTGCTGTGATTTAGGAAACGAAGATAAGAACACACTCTTGAAGGAGTAACTGATTCTGCTCAAGGAAGGAAGATTTTGACCAAAGAAAGAAACTCTAAGAATCAAGAATAACACAAAAGCAAGGCTTCCCAATCTTTTTCACAAGGCCACATGTGTAGAACATTGTATTTTAAACCGTAACGGGGAATATAGAGGATGCTGCGTACGACTGGACTAGACTCCACATACCAATCACATATTCACTGCGTTCTGGTGGAGAAGCTGCAACTTAGGCCACAGCAAGGAGTTTAGTATATGTTGAGGGAATGAGGCTggaaagaaactgaagcccaaaTTGTTAACGGTCTAGTATGGGAGCTAGCAAACTTCTGTAAAAAGGCAGACTGTAcacattttaggctttgtgggccatgtgTTCCTTttacaactactcaactctgccactgtagtcagaaagcagctatagacaatatgtaaataaacgataaaattttatttactgaaaATCTTACTCCTGATCAGATTTGACCTGCAGGCCATGGTTTGCCAGCCCCTGCCTAGAAAAACAGCCCAAGGAGTTTGAACTTGAAATCCCCAGTAGGATTATAAAGTAGCTGCCCTTGTGAGTTCTGTCCCCATATCTGGGTGGTCTTCTCTGACACTACCCAGCTGCAGCTTGGGTAGGCTGGCTGGCTGGTCTGTGTTCCCCCAACCCTCCCCCTGTGTCCCATAGCCTCTACGTGGGGCTCACCTGCTCACCTTCATTGCTACTCCCTCTCTGTGCACAGTAACATACGTCTGATTTAACCTCTCATCTCTCCCTACAGTATCCCAGAGAGGGGCCATCACGGGGGACACCTGTGAACATTTCCTAGTGAACAGTGAAGGCTTAGGAAACAAAGCGGTGTTAAGGAGGGAGCAAGGATCCTGGGGAGGCAGGTCGGAGAAACTCTCTGGGGAAGTGATAACATGGGCAGGCCTAGGAGAGGGAGGTGATGGCATGAGGGAAGAGGAGTGGCCTGAACCTTACTGGTATTTGAGAGTCTCCTGGTGGTTCCTCCAGTTAGCAATCTCTAGAGAGCAGCTGTCCATGCCCCGCACACAGGGGGGATCGCTTGCTCCAGCTGTTCCATCCACAAATGGCCGCAGTCGCACAG
This genomic window from Macaca mulatta isolate MMU2019108-1 chromosome 20, T2T-MMU8v2.0, whole genome shotgun sequence contains:
- the MAZ gene encoding myc-associated zinc finger protein isoform X7; translation: MFPVFPCTLLAPPFPVLGLDSRGVGGLMNSFPPPQGHAQNPLQVGAELQSRFFASQGCAQSPFQAAPAPPPTPQAPAAEPLQVDLLPVLAAAQESAAAAAAAAAAAAAVAAAPPAPAAASTVDTAALKQPPAPPPPPPPVSAPTAEAAPPASAATIAAAAATAVVAPTSTVAVAPVASALEKKTKSKGPYVCALCAKEFKNGYNLRRHEAIHTGAKAGRVPSGAMKMPTMVPLSLLSVPQLSGAGGGGGEAGAGGGAAAVAAGGVVTTTASGKRIRKNHACEMCGKAFRDVYHLNRHKLSHSDEKPYQCPVCQQRFKRKDRMSYHVRSHDGAVHKPYNCSHCGKSFSRPDHLNSHVRQVHSTERPFKCEKCEAAFATKDRLRAHTVRHEEKVPCHVCGKMLSSAYISDHMKVHSQGPHHVCELCNKGTGEVCPMAAAAAAAAAAAAAAAAVAAPPTAVGSLSGAEGVPVSSQPLPSQPW
- the MAZ gene encoding myc-associated zinc finger protein isoform X5, which gives rise to MDPSNWSSFIFQGHAQNPLQVGAELQSRFFASQGCAQSPFQAAPAPPPTPQAPAAEPLQVDLLPVLAAAQESAAAAAAAAAAAAAVAAAPPAPAAASTVDTAALKQPPAPPPPPPPVSAPTAEAAPPASAATIAAAAATAVVAPTSTVAVAPVASALEKKTKSKGPYVCALCAKEFKNGYNLRRHEAIHTGAKAGRVPSGAMKMPTMVPLSLLSVPQLSGAGGGGGEAGAGGGAAAVAAGGVVTTTASGKRIRKNHACEMCGKAFRDVYHLNRHKLSHSDEKPYQCPVCQQRFKRKDRMSYHVRSHDGAVHKPYNCSHCGKSFSRPDHLNSHVRQVHSTERPFKCEKCEAAFATKDRLRAHTVRHEEKVPCHVCGKMLSSAYISDHMKVHSQGPHHVCELCNKGFTTAAYLRIHAVKDHGLQAPRADRILCKLCSVHCKTPAQLAGHMQTHLVGAAPPVPGDAPQPQPTC
- the MAZ gene encoding myc-associated zinc finger protein isoform X2, translating into MDPSNWSSFIFQGHAQNPLQVGAELQSRFFASQGCAQSPFQAAPAPPPTPQAPAAEPLQVDLLPVLAAAQESAAAAAAAAAAAAAVAAAPPAPAAASTVDTAALKQPPAPPPPPPPVSAPTAEAAPPASAATIAAAAATAVVAPTSTVAVAPVASALEKKTKSKGPYVCALCAKEFKNGYNLRRHEAIHTGAKAGRVPSGAMKMPTMVPLSLLSVPQLSGAGGGGGEAGAGGGAAAVAAGGVVTTTASGKRIRKNHACEMCGKAFRDVYHLNRHKLSHSDEKPYQCPVCQQRFKRKDRMSYHVRSHDGAVHKPYNCSHCGKSFSRCARGLGRPLGRGEGGTRRRWPGRCWRGGRRLLRPDHLNSHVRQVHSTERPFKCEKCEAAFATKDRLRAHTVRHEEKVPCHVCGKMLSSAYISDHMKVHSQGPHHVCELCNKGFTTAAYLRIHAVKDHGLQAPRADRILCKLCSVHCKTPAQLAGHMQTHLVGAAPPVPGDAPQPQPTC
- the MAZ gene encoding myc-associated zinc finger protein isoform X4, which codes for MFPVFPCTLLAPPFPVLGLDSRGVGGLMNSFPPPQGHAQNPLQVGAELQSRFFASQGCAQSPFQAAPAPPPTPQAPAAEPLQVDLLPVLAAAQESAAAAAAAAAAAAAVAAAPPAPAAASTVDTAALKQPPAPPPPPPPVSAPTAEAAPPASAATIAAAAATAVVAPTSTVAVAPVASALEKKTKSKGPYVCALCAKEFKNGYNLRRHEAIHTGAKAGRVPSGAMKMPTMVPLSLLSVPQLSGAGGGGGEAGAGGGAAAVAAGGVVTTTASGKRIRKNHACEMCGKAFRDVYHLNRHKLSHSDEKPYQCPVCQQRFKRKDRMSYHVRSHDGAVHKPYNCSHCGKSFSRCARGLGRPLGRGEGGTRRRWPGRCWRGGRRLLRPDHLNSHVRQVHSTERPFKCEKCEAAFATKDRLRAHTVRHEEKVPCHVCGKMLSSAYISDHMKVHSQGPHHVCELCNKGFTTAAYLRIHAVKDHGLQAPRADRILCKLCSVHCKTPAQLAGHMQTHLVGAAPPVPGDAPQPQPTC
- the MAZ gene encoding myc-associated zinc finger protein isoform X3, which translates into the protein MFPVFPCTLLAPPFPVLGLDSRGVGGLMNSFPPPQGHAQNPLQVGAELQSRFFASQGCAQSPFQAAPAPPPTPQAPAAEPLQVDLLPVLAAAQESAAAAAAAAAAAAAVAAAPPAPAAASTVDTAALKQPPAPPPPPPPVSAPTAEAAPPASAATIAAAAATAVVAPTSTVAVAPVASALEKKTKSKGPYVCALCAKEFKNGYNLRRHEAIHTGAKAGRVPSGAMKMPTMVPLSLLSVPQLSGAGGGGGEAGAGGGAAAVAAGGVVTTTASGKRIRKNHACEMCGKAFRDVYHLNRHKLSHSDEKPYQCPVCQQRFKRKDRMSYHVRSHDGAVHKPYNCSHCGKSFSRPDHLNSHVRQVHSTERPFKCEKCEAAFATKDRLRAHTVRHEEKVPCHVCGKMLSSAYISDHMKVHSQGPHHVCELCNKGFTTAAYLRIHAVKDHGLQAPRADRILCKLCSVHCKTPAQLAGHMQTHLVGAAPPVPGDAPQPQPTC